A single window of Syntrophorhabdus sp. DNA harbors:
- a CDS encoding acyltransferase gives MGVPRSYRDPRETILQKERYYTEDDLKDFGFASLGHNIRISSDARVYGAERISIGDNVRIDDFVMLATGEGYITIGNYCYIARCCNLTGTFGIEMRDFSSMAANTVFYSASDDYSGEYMTAQAIPKEFTRFVGGKVTLGRHVIVGASSVIIGPADIGEGCSLGAATVVVNKDLDPWGVYVGNPARRVRERKRGLLELERRLLARKASRTTE, from the coding sequence GTGGGCGTTCCGCGCTCGTATCGGGACCCAAGGGAGACCATCCTTCAGAAAGAACGCTATTACACCGAGGACGACCTCAAGGACTTCGGTTTTGCCTCTCTCGGTCACAATATCCGCATTTCATCCGATGCCAGGGTCTACGGGGCAGAGCGCATATCCATAGGCGACAATGTGCGAATTGACGATTTCGTCATGCTGGCAACCGGAGAGGGCTACATCACCATCGGAAATTACTGTTACATAGCACGGTGCTGCAACCTGACGGGCACCTTTGGCATCGAAATGCGCGACTTCTCCAGCATGGCGGCGAACACCGTGTTCTACAGTGCGTCGGATGATTACTCCGGGGAGTACATGACGGCTCAGGCCATACCGAAGGAGTTCACCCGATTCGTCGGAGGCAAGGTCACTCTCGGCCGCCATGTCATTGTCGGGGCGAGCTCCGTCATCATCGGACCCGCTGACATCGGGGAAGGCTGCAGTCTGGGCGCGGCGACTGTCGTGGTGAACAAAGACCTCGATCCCTGGGGTGTCTACGTTGGCAACCCCGCCAGGCGCGTCCGGGAGCGCAAGCGCGGACTTCTGGAACTGGAAAGGCGGCTGCTCGCCCGGAAAGCTTCGAGAACCACAGAATAG
- a CDS encoding anti-sigma regulatory factor: protein MIYEKSFPVEAGFDFAGRVSGEVKAILTGMGLSKETVRRVSIVTYEAEMNICSYADQGTITLQVKPNFVIIEATDEGQGIEDIGLAMKEGYSTATDKIRSMGFGAGMGLSNMKKFSDTFRIISEVGKGTHLKMLLRIRKDPDSNQTSPGAR, encoded by the coding sequence TTGATCTATGAAAAGTCATTTCCCGTGGAGGCGGGATTCGACTTTGCAGGGCGCGTCTCGGGCGAGGTCAAGGCCATCCTGACAGGGATGGGCCTCTCGAAGGAGACTGTCCGGAGGGTTTCCATCGTCACCTACGAGGCGGAGATGAATATCTGTTCCTACGCGGACCAGGGCACGATAACGCTTCAGGTCAAACCCAATTTCGTTATCATCGAAGCCACCGACGAAGGCCAGGGAATAGAAGACATCGGCCTTGCCATGAAGGAAGGCTACTCCACGGCCACGGACAAGATCCGCAGCATGGGCTTCGGCGCGGGGATGGGGCTGTCCAACATGAAGAAATTCTCCGACACCTTCCGCATCATCTCCGAGGTTGGCAAAGGCACCCACCTGAAGATGCTCCTGCGCATCCGCAAGGACCCGGACAGCAACCAAACCTCACCCGGTGCCCGTTGA